The Chloroflexota bacterium genome includes a window with the following:
- a CDS encoding VWA domain-containing protein, with product MKGSHSLTNRILPVILILMLLATALVSACATKEAEAPDTSQEIAPPAAQIPTTPFESAPAPLLAPPSFAPPWAKGAQKPNVAESWRDSDTIGLAVGGAKGIDNFRANIKNGYLPLPTDMTYEGLFYEYYFDTGQTKSCNKLFCPSYSYAVTRDPFSNKTEYYLSVGLNSGMEERDFERKKLNLVIVLDISGSMSSPFNQYYYDQFGNQVELDWKERNTQKIEVAKDAVIDVLDQLNNDDRFGIVLYNQRAHLLQRMTQVRHTDMDEVEDNIFEIRADGSTNLADGMKLATDLLEKYSDYDPYEYENRIIFLTDAMPNTGETGAYSLLRLLKNNAGNNIYTTFIGIGVDFNTELIESITKTRGANYYSVHSPGDFMERMGEEFDYMVTPLVFDLRLTLEAKDWDIEMVYGSPEADKATGELMKVNTLFPSKKEDGETKGGLILLKLKNRGDDSGSIRLSVSYEDRAGKEDDSTAKVYLDDERPEYFENSGIRKGILLARYADLMKDWLIDEREHAHWSRPWEPMVNPERGIVVPPSPLGNWERQSLPLMVSREYRALFQEFSDYFADEMDEIGDTTLEQELDIIESLIGYGD from the coding sequence ATGAAAGGCTCACATTCACTTACTAATCGGATTTTGCCGGTTATTCTGATCCTCATGCTACTGGCGACGGCGCTTGTTTCAGCCTGCGCCACAAAAGAAGCAGAAGCTCCGGACACGTCGCAAGAAATCGCCCCGCCTGCGGCGCAAATACCAACTACCCCATTTGAATCCGCTCCCGCGCCATTGCTGGCACCACCCTCATTCGCCCCACCCTGGGCTAAAGGAGCACAGAAACCAAACGTCGCGGAATCATGGCGCGATTCAGACACCATAGGCCTGGCGGTAGGCGGCGCCAAGGGCATTGATAACTTCCGAGCCAACATCAAGAATGGCTACCTGCCACTGCCCACAGACATGACCTATGAAGGACTATTCTACGAGTACTACTTCGATACCGGCCAGACAAAATCATGTAACAAGCTTTTTTGCCCCTCGTACAGCTACGCAGTTACCAGAGACCCCTTCTCTAACAAGACAGAGTACTACCTCTCCGTAGGCCTGAACTCGGGAATGGAGGAACGTGACTTCGAGCGCAAGAAGCTGAACCTCGTCATCGTCCTCGATATCTCCGGTTCCATGTCATCCCCATTCAATCAATATTACTATGACCAGTTCGGAAATCAGGTGGAACTCGATTGGAAGGAACGGAACACACAAAAAATCGAGGTCGCCAAGGATGCCGTCATCGATGTTCTCGACCAGCTTAACAATGATGACCGTTTCGGTATAGTGCTTTATAATCAGCGGGCGCACCTGCTTCAGCGAATGACGCAGGTACGACATACAGACATGGACGAAGTCGAGGACAACATATTTGAAATAAGGGCTGATGGCAGCACCAATCTCGCCGACGGGATGAAACTCGCCACCGACCTTCTGGAAAAATACAGCGATTATGACCCCTACGAGTATGAAAACCGCATCATCTTTCTGACCGATGCCATGCCCAACACAGGAGAAACGGGAGCCTACAGCCTGCTCCGTCTGCTTAAGAATAATGCCGGCAACAATATCTACACCACGTTCATCGGCATCGGCGTCGATTTCAATACCGAACTCATCGAGTCCATCACCAAGACCAGAGGTGCCAACTACTATTCCGTGCATTCACCCGGCGATTTCATGGAACGGATGGGCGAGGAGTTCGACTATATGGTAACGCCACTCGTCTTTGACCTGCGGCTCACACTGGAAGCCAAAGACTGGGATATTGAAATGGTCTACGGCAGCCCCGAAGCTGATAAGGCAACCGGTGAGCTGATGAAGGTGAATACCCTCTTCCCCTCCAAAAAGGAGGACGGTGAGACCAAAGGCGGCCTGATACTATTGAAACTAAAGAATAGAGGGGATGACAGTGGCAGCATCAGGCTCAGCGTAAGCTATGAAGATAGAGCTGGCAAAGAAGATGACAGCACAGCCAAGGTCTATCTAGATGATGAGCGGCCGGAATACTTCGAAAACAGCGGCATACGCAAGGGCATACTGCTTGCCAGGTACGCAGACCTGATGAAAGACTGGCTCATCGATGAGCGGGAACATGCCCACTGGAGCCGTCCCTGGGAGCCGATGGTCAATCCGGAACGTGGCATCGTCGTGCCGCCGTCACCACTGGGCAACTGGGAACGCCAGTCACTACCGTTAATGGTATCAAGAGAGTATCGTGCCCTGTTCCAGGAGTTCAGCGACTACTTTGCCGATGAGATGGACGAAATCGGCGATACCACGCTGGAGCAAGAACTCGATATAATCGAATCGTTGATTGGATACGGGGACTAA
- the msrA gene encoding peptide-methionine (S)-S-oxide reductase MsrA — MGIEPERINQTAGKEVATLAGGCFWCMEAVFNEIEGIENVVSGYSGGTTINPSYGQVCTGTTGHAEAVQLTFDPDKISFQQILQIFFAIHDPTTLNRQGADVGTQYRSAIFYHNEEQKAVAEQVIQELNTAHVWKSPIVTEVTPFQTFYPAEDYHQEYFNRNPAQSYCRMVIIPKLDKFSKQFPEKIKGQ, encoded by the coding sequence ATGGGCATAGAGCCAGAACGAATCAATCAGACTGCTGGCAAGGAAGTGGCAACGCTCGCCGGAGGCTGTTTCTGGTGTATGGAGGCAGTTTTCAATGAAATTGAAGGTATAGAGAATGTGGTATCCGGATATTCCGGCGGCACGACTATAAACCCCTCTTACGGCCAAGTCTGTACCGGAACAACAGGACACGCCGAAGCAGTGCAATTAACATTCGACCCCGACAAAATCTCCTTCCAGCAAATCCTGCAGATTTTCTTTGCCATACATGACCCCACTACACTAAACAGGCAAGGAGCCGATGTCGGCACTCAGTATCGCTCAGCAATCTTTTATCACAACGAGGAACAAAAAGCTGTAGCCGAGCAAGTTATTCAGGAACTAAATACTGCGCATGTCTGGAAATCGCCTATCGTAACCGAGGTCACACCATTTCAGACATTCTATCCGGCTGAGGATTATCACCAGGAATACTTCAATCGAAACCCGGCACAATCATATTGCCGCATGGTGATTATTCCCAAACTGGATAAATTCAGCAAACAGTTCCCCGAAAAAATAAAAGGACAATAG
- a CDS encoding ribonuclease G: MTNTKSDPATENTSGQGLSAAVPPEITGWNWGAFFLTWIWGIGNRVWLSFLALIPIPLVGLAMMVILGIKGNEWAWQCKKWDSIEQFRRRQRIWMYWGIAGFLAPFVFILGWVLIIVGLLGYYGYI, from the coding sequence TTGACCAATACTAAAAGCGATCCGGCTACTGAAAATACATCCGGGCAGGGTCTTTCAGCCGCCGTGCCGCCGGAAATCACAGGCTGGAACTGGGGCGCTTTCTTTCTCACCTGGATATGGGGCATAGGTAACCGGGTATGGCTGTCATTTCTGGCCTTAATACCTATTCCACTTGTGGGACTGGCCATGATGGTCATCCTTGGAATTAAAGGCAACGAATGGGCGTGGCAGTGCAAAAAATGGGACAGCATAGAACAGTTTCGCCGCAGACAGCGCATCTGGATGTACTGGGGTATCGCCGGCTTTCTGGCGCCGTTTGTATTCATTCTCGGATGGGTGCTGATTATAGTAGGACTGCTAGGTTACTACGGTTATATTTGA
- a CDS encoding sigma-70 family RNA polymerase sigma factor — MIEIPNMLQCYNGILNRENTLAKNNLAHHGTAISFTALYEEHMTYVFRYINYRVGNRNEAEDLTSLVFEKALAAFHRYDREKAAPQTWLLTIARNTVTDYFRKSSKRNTMPLEYAVGIESADPPPQEEAERREEYERLRVCLAILPQREQEIISLKFGAELNNRQIASVLGLSENNVGTILFRAICKLRNCFKDWSNEKS; from the coding sequence TTGATTGAAATACCGAACATGCTACAATGTTACAACGGAATCCTGAATCGAGAAAACACCTTGGCAAAGAACAATCTTGCCCATCATGGCACCGCCATAAGCTTTACCGCGCTTTACGAAGAGCACATGACTTACGTTTTTCGCTATATAAACTATCGAGTAGGCAATCGAAATGAGGCAGAGGACTTGACATCACTTGTCTTTGAAAAAGCCCTGGCTGCCTTCCACAGGTATGACAGAGAGAAGGCGGCACCGCAGACTTGGCTGCTGACCATCGCCAGAAATACGGTCACGGACTACTTCCGAAAATCATCCAAAAGGAATACCATGCCGCTGGAGTACGCCGTTGGGATTGAGTCCGCAGACCCTCCTCCGCAGGAAGAGGCAGAGAGGAGAGAGGAGTATGAGCGGCTGCGGGTCTGCCTGGCGATACTGCCTCAGCGAGAGCAGGAAATCATATCGCTCAAGTTCGGTGCTGAGCTAAACAATCGCCAGATTGCCTCTGTGCTCGGGCTATCCGAGAATAATGTCGGCACCATACTCTTCCGTGCCATCTGCAAGCTGAGGAATTGCTTTAAGGACTGGTCGAATGAAAAAAGCTAA
- a CDS encoding tetratricopeptide repeat protein: MINKSIGVLLACAILLLLAACLRMPEPDNTADQAAQLVQKGDALSNEGRYDEAISEYTAAIELDPNLANAYLARGQAYYFKDKSLMAVADYTKAVKLDPEYTAAYYSRGWAQLSNGAYDAAISDFSKAAELDPSLVRAYNGRGWAYIIKAQWNFESYNRMFVLFESDVGLAMAFKGRGWLYVKQPQWELAVIPDLTKAMTQDPDPAEAYCNVGFAHAKKAQWAHAIADYETAIAIDPKLDRSRYNKSWALGMKAKWDPAIADYSKIIELGTAQAPPSADSGSLSTEEKEWGLAIASYNKATELSKDPALIQKAKETIKRIDEIRQDINR, from the coding sequence ATGATAAATAAGTCCATCGGAGTTCTACTTGCTTGCGCTATTCTATTGCTGCTCGCCGCTTGCCTCAGGATGCCAGAGCCAGATAATACCGCAGACCAGGCAGCGCAGCTAGTCCAGAAAGGTGATGCGCTTAGCAACGAGGGACGCTATGATGAAGCCATCAGTGAATATACCGCGGCCATAGAGTTAGACCCCAATCTTGCTAACGCTTACCTGGCTCGCGGTCAAGCTTATTACTTCAAGGATAAAAGCCTTATGGCAGTAGCCGACTATACCAAGGCAGTCAAGTTGGACCCCGAATATACCGCCGCGTATTACAGTCGAGGTTGGGCACAGTTGTCTAACGGAGCCTACGATGCAGCCATTTCAGATTTCAGCAAGGCCGCTGAGCTCGACCCCAGCCTGGTCAGGGCATATAACGGCCGTGGCTGGGCTTATATCATTAAGGCACAATGGAATTTTGAGTCTTACAACCGTATGTTCGTTCTCTTCGAGAGCGACGTTGGCCTGGCAATGGCATTCAAAGGTAGAGGTTGGCTTTATGTCAAGCAGCCGCAATGGGAGCTGGCAGTCATTCCTGACCTGACAAAAGCAATGACGCAAGACCCAGACCCGGCAGAGGCATATTGCAACGTGGGCTTTGCTCATGCCAAAAAGGCACAGTGGGCACATGCGATCGCAGATTACGAGACAGCAATCGCTATAGACCCAAAGCTTGACAGGTCGCGTTACAACAAAAGCTGGGCCTTGGGCATGAAAGCAAAATGGGACCCCGCTATCGCAGACTACAGTAAAATAATAGAGCTCGGCACGGCACAGGCTCCACCATCCGCTGATTCAGGCAGCCTCTCTACGGAGGAAAAAGAATGGGGCCTGGCTATCGCTAGCTACAATAAAGCCACGGAGTTGTCAAAAGACCCTGCCTTGATTCAAAAGGCTAAAGAGACAATAAAACGCATAGACGAGATACGCCAGGATATAAACAGATAG
- the msrB gene encoding peptide-methionine (R)-S-oxide reductase MsrB: MEKVKIFDSRQNKVLYVDKIRKTNAEWKQILTPEQYQITTNKGTEQPFTCTFDNIKEPGIYQCVRCDTDLFRTTTKFNSGTGWPSYYEPVSDFNITLEEDKSFGMRRSEVLCVRCDAHLGHVFDDGPPPTGKRYCINSAALNFAKEK; encoded by the coding sequence ATGGAAAAAGTAAAGATATTTGATAGCCGCCAAAACAAAGTACTGTACGTCGATAAGATTCGCAAGACGAATGCAGAGTGGAAACAGATATTGACGCCCGAGCAATATCAAATCACCACCAATAAGGGTACGGAGCAACCGTTCACCTGCACCTTCGATAACATCAAGGAGCCCGGCATATATCAGTGTGTGCGCTGCGACACAGACCTTTTCAGGACAACAACCAAATTTAATTCCGGAACGGGGTGGCCCAGCTACTACGAGCCTGTTTCGGATTTTAATATCACACTGGAAGAAGATAAGAGCTTCGGTATGCGCAGAAGCGAAGTGCTCTGCGTCAGGTGCGATGCCCACCTGGGTCATGTTTTCGATGACGGCCCACCACCAACAGGCAAGCGCTACTGCATTAACTCGGCAGCCCTCAACTTCGCCAAAGAAAAGTAG